A genomic region of Mesorhizobium sp. NZP2077 contains the following coding sequences:
- a CDS encoding SURF1 family protein has translation MSEASIKESGRSRPRSALLLGLGLALLLILLALGTWQVQRLHWKEGLLQTIDQRTRSAPRPLAEVEKEFASTGDVDYTPVTVSGTFLHSGERHFYATWEGDAGFNVYTPLALDDGRFVLINRGFIPYDLKDPAKRAKGQVTGKVTITGLARNPLPAKPSMMLPDNDVAKNIFYWKDRDVMAASAGLPAGFTLVPIFIDADKTPNPGGLPVGGVTIIDLPNSHLQYAVTWYGLAAALAAVLILRLRRPAKEE, from the coding sequence ATGAGCGAGGCGTCCATCAAAGAAAGCGGTCGTTCGCGGCCACGATCGGCGTTGCTGCTTGGCCTTGGCCTGGCGCTGCTTTTGATCCTGCTGGCGCTCGGCACCTGGCAGGTCCAGCGCCTGCACTGGAAGGAAGGTCTCCTGCAGACCATCGACCAGCGTACCCGCTCGGCGCCACGCCCACTGGCCGAGGTCGAGAAGGAATTCGCCTCGACGGGGGACGTCGACTACACGCCGGTCACGGTCTCCGGCACGTTCCTCCATTCAGGCGAACGCCATTTCTACGCGACCTGGGAGGGTGATGCCGGCTTCAACGTCTATACGCCGCTTGCCCTCGACGATGGCCGCTTCGTGCTGATCAATCGTGGTTTCATACCTTATGATCTGAAGGATCCCGCCAAGCGGGCCAAAGGGCAGGTCACAGGCAAGGTGACCATCACTGGGCTTGCCCGCAATCCGCTGCCGGCCAAGCCGTCGATGATGCTTCCCGACAATGACGTGGCCAAGAACATCTTCTACTGGAAGGACCGCGACGTCATGGCGGCCAGTGCCGGCCTGCCTGCCGGGTTCACGCTGGTGCCGATCTTCATCGACGCCGACAAGACGCCGAATCCCGGCGGTCTGCCGGTCGGAGGCGTCACCATAATCGACCTGCCGAACAGCCATCTGCAATATGCCGTCACCTGGTATGGGCTTGCCGCGGCACTCGCCGCCGTGCTCATCCTGCGGCTTCGCCGTCCCGCGAAAGAAGAATGA
- the ispH gene encoding 4-hydroxy-3-methylbut-2-enyl diphosphate reductase, whose protein sequence is MLQTTTKPPLTIRLCQPRGFCAGVDRAIQIVVLALKKYGAPVYVRHEIVHNRYVVEGLQSLGAVFIEELSEIPAEHRQSPVVFSAHGVPKSVPADAQARNLFYLDATCPLVSKVHKQAMRHQRLGRHVLLIGHAGHPEVIGTMGQLPEGAVTLIETEADAARLEPADPKALGFVTQTTLSVEDTAGIIRALQDRFPALQAPAAESICYATTNRQEAVKDTAPGADLYLIVGAPNSSNSRRLVEVAERAGATMSLLVQRAAEIPWNDIGNISTLGLSAGASAPEIIVDEIIDAFRQRFDVTIDLAITATETEDFPVMRVLRDVELTPADMAFVNGAA, encoded by the coding sequence ATGCTTCAGACAACCACCAAGCCTCCGCTGACGATCCGGCTCTGCCAGCCACGCGGTTTCTGCGCTGGCGTCGACCGTGCCATCCAGATCGTCGTGCTGGCGCTGAAGAAATATGGCGCGCCGGTTTATGTCCGTCACGAGATCGTCCACAACCGCTACGTCGTCGAGGGGCTGCAAAGCCTTGGCGCCGTCTTCATCGAGGAGCTTTCCGAAATCCCGGCCGAACACCGGCAGTCGCCGGTCGTCTTCTCGGCGCATGGCGTGCCGAAATCGGTGCCGGCGGATGCCCAGGCGCGTAACCTGTTCTATCTCGACGCCACCTGCCCGCTGGTCTCCAAGGTCCACAAGCAGGCGATGCGCCATCAGCGGCTTGGCCGCCATGTGCTGTTGATCGGCCATGCCGGCCACCCCGAGGTGATCGGCACGATGGGGCAATTGCCGGAGGGCGCGGTCACGCTGATCGAGACCGAGGCTGATGCCGCCAGGCTTGAACCTGCCGATCCAAAGGCGCTGGGATTTGTCACCCAGACCACGCTGTCAGTCGAGGACACCGCCGGCATCATCCGCGCGCTGCAGGACCGCTTTCCCGCCCTCCAGGCGCCGGCGGCGGAATCGATCTGCTACGCCACCACCAACCGCCAGGAAGCGGTCAAGGACACCGCCCCGGGCGCTGACCTCTATCTGATCGTCGGCGCTCCCAATTCCTCCAATTCGCGCCGCCTTGTCGAAGTGGCGGAGCGTGCCGGCGCCACCATGTCGCTTCTCGTGCAGCGCGCCGCCGAGATTCCGTGGAATGACATCGGCAACATTTCGACGCTCGGCCTGTCGGCAGGGGCATCGGCGCCGGAGATTATCGTCGACGAGATCATCGACGCGTTTCGCCAGCGCTTCGATGTCACCATCGACCTGGCCATCACGGCCACCGAAACAGAGGATTTTCCGGTCATGCGGGTACTGCGCGATGTCGAACTGACGCCGGCCGACATGGCCTTCGTCAATGGGGCCGCGTAA
- a CDS encoding homoserine kinase, producing MAVYTDVAEGELGAFLKHYPVGELLSYKGIAEGTENSNFLLHTSTGSYILTLYEKRVEKADLPFFLGLMGHLANKGVSCPLPVTAYDGSVIGTLAGRPAVIITFLEGLSLRRPTATHCAEVGKALAALHLAGADFSMTRPNALAIDGWRKLWDAARARADEVEPGLAAEVDADFADFERNWPKTLPEGIIHADLFPDNVFFLGEKLSGLIDFYFACDDLYAYDVATCLNAWCFEKDFSFNLTKGKALLEGYQSVRPLSAEEKAALPMLARGSALRFMLTRLYDWLTVPDGGLVMKRDPTEYIRRMRFHRSIKSASEYGLA from the coding sequence ATGGCGGTCTATACCGACGTTGCGGAGGGCGAACTCGGCGCTTTCCTGAAGCACTACCCGGTCGGCGAGCTGCTGTCCTACAAGGGCATCGCCGAGGGCACCGAGAATTCGAATTTTTTGCTGCACACTTCGACCGGCTCCTACATCCTGACGCTCTACGAGAAGCGGGTCGAGAAGGCGGATCTGCCGTTCTTCCTCGGGCTTATGGGCCATCTCGCCAACAAGGGCGTGTCCTGTCCGCTGCCGGTCACCGCGTATGACGGCAGCGTCATAGGCACGCTGGCTGGCCGGCCGGCGGTCATCATCACCTTCCTCGAAGGGCTTTCGCTGCGGCGGCCGACGGCAACGCATTGCGCCGAGGTCGGCAAGGCCCTGGCTGCCCTGCACCTGGCCGGTGCCGATTTTTCGATGACCCGTCCCAACGCGCTCGCCATCGACGGCTGGCGCAAGCTCTGGGACGCAGCCCGCGCCCGGGCCGACGAGGTCGAGCCTGGACTGGCGGCCGAGGTCGACGCCGACTTCGCCGATTTCGAGCGCAACTGGCCGAAAACCCTTCCCGAGGGTATCATCCATGCCGATCTCTTCCCGGACAACGTCTTCTTCCTGGGCGAGAAGCTCTCCGGCCTGATCGACTTCTATTTCGCCTGCGATGACCTCTACGCCTATGATGTCGCCACCTGCCTCAACGCCTGGTGCTTCGAGAAGGATTTTTCCTTCAATCTCACCAAGGGCAAGGCCCTGCTTGAGGGCTATCAAAGCGTGCGTCCCTTGAGTGCAGAGGAAAAGGCGGCGTTGCCGATGCTGGCGCGCGGTTCGGCGTTGCGCTTCATGCTGACCCGGCTCTACGACTGGCTGACCGTTCCTGATGGCGGCCTGGTGATGAAACGCGACCCGACCGAATACATCAGGCGGATGCGGTTCCATCGGTCAATCAAATCTGCTTCGGAATATGGATTGGCCTGA
- a CDS encoding cytochrome c oxidase subunit 3 — MADAHAKPQHDYHLVDPSPWPFLGSIGALVMAFGGVALMEYLKGGTFPIFGVNIANPWLFFIGVVIVLYTMFAWWSDTIKEAHEGHHTRVVSLHLRYGMIMFIASEVMFFVAWFWAYFDASLFSGEVQNYARHTFTGGVWPPKGMEVLDPFHLPLYNTIILLLSGTTVTWAHHSLIHGDRKGLINGLVLTVGLGMLFTMVQAYEYMHAPFGFKDSIYGATFFMATGFHGFHVIIGTIFLLVCLIRAMKGDFTPKQHFGFEAAAWYWHFVDVVWLFLFASIYVWGSVGAVIEGH; from the coding sequence ATGGCAGACGCGCACGCAAAACCACAGCATGACTATCATCTCGTCGACCCGAGTCCGTGGCCTTTCCTGGGCTCGATAGGGGCGCTTGTCATGGCCTTTGGCGGTGTCGCCTTGATGGAGTACCTGAAGGGCGGCACCTTCCCGATCTTCGGCGTCAACATCGCCAATCCGTGGCTGTTCTTCATCGGCGTCGTGATCGTCCTCTACACCATGTTCGCCTGGTGGTCGGACACGATCAAGGAAGCGCATGAGGGCCATCACACGCGGGTCGTGTCGCTGCATCTGCGCTACGGCATGATCATGTTCATCGCCTCGGAAGTGATGTTCTTCGTCGCCTGGTTCTGGGCCTATTTCGACGCCAGCCTTTTTTCCGGCGAGGTCCAGAACTACGCGCGCCACACATTTACCGGTGGTGTCTGGCCGCCGAAGGGCATGGAAGTTCTCGATCCCTTCCATTTGCCGCTCTACAACACCATCATCCTGCTGCTGTCCGGCACCACGGTCACCTGGGCGCACCATTCGCTCATCCATGGCGATCGCAAGGGCCTGATCAACGGCCTGGTGCTGACGGTCGGCCTCGGCATGCTGTTCACCATGGTGCAGGCCTACGAGTACATGCACGCTCCGTTCGGCTTCAAGGATTCCATCTACGGCGCCACCTTCTTCATGGCGACCGGCTTCCACGGTTTCCACGTCATCATCGGCACCATCTTCCTGCTGGTCTGCCTGATCCGGGCGATGAAGGGCGACTTCACCCCCAAGCAGCATTTCGGCTTCGAAGCGGCCGCCTGGTACTGGCACTTCGTCGACGTGGTCTGGCTGTTCCTGTTCGCCTCGATCTATGTCTGGGGATCGGTCGGCGCGGTGATCGAAGGTCACTGA
- a CDS encoding DUF983 domain-containing protein → MSDDKAIWPPIDPISAGLHGRCPRCGEGRLFSGFLTVGKRCVNCGLDYSFADAGDGPAVFVILIIGFIIVGLALWVEVTLSPPLWLHLLIWIPLALVLCLTALRLIKGVLLTLQYANKAAEGRLDRGE, encoded by the coding sequence ATGAGCGACGACAAGGCGATCTGGCCTCCGATCGATCCGATTTCGGCCGGCCTGCATGGCCGCTGTCCGCGCTGCGGCGAGGGGCGGCTGTTTTCCGGCTTCCTCACCGTCGGCAAACGGTGCGTCAATTGCGGCCTCGACTATTCCTTTGCCGATGCCGGCGACGGGCCGGCGGTCTTCGTCATCCTGATTATCGGCTTCATCATTGTCGGCCTGGCGCTCTGGGTGGAAGTGACGCTGAGCCCGCCGCTCTGGCTGCATCTGTTGATATGGATTCCACTGGCCCTGGTGCTGTGCCTGACGGCGTTGCGGTTGATCAAGGGTGTGCTGCTCACGCTGCAATATGCCAACAAGGCGGCGGAAGGCCGGCTGGATCGCGGCGAATGA
- a CDS encoding cytochrome c oxidase assembly protein, with product MSVEVSKKPAGRNSNAIVAAVCLAFFTGMIGMAYAAVPLYKMFCQATGYGGKTQRAEKQYAGRVLDREITVRFDANIAGVPWEFQPVQRSMTMKIGETVQAHYQATNKFDRPVTGRATFNVQPELAGPYFNKVECFCFTDTSLKPGEALDMPVLFYVDPDIVNVPELKDVKTITLSYTMFPVEKTKPVASSEPVQGSSKTISNTEANLGG from the coding sequence ATGAGCGTCGAGGTGTCCAAAAAGCCGGCCGGCAGAAACAGCAACGCCATCGTCGCGGCGGTCTGCCTTGCCTTCTTCACCGGCATGATCGGCATGGCCTATGCCGCCGTGCCGCTCTACAAGATGTTCTGCCAGGCGACAGGCTATGGCGGCAAGACGCAGCGTGCCGAGAAGCAGTATGCCGGCCGCGTGCTTGATCGTGAGATCACAGTGCGCTTCGATGCCAATATTGCCGGCGTGCCGTGGGAGTTCCAGCCGGTCCAGCGTTCGATGACCATGAAGATCGGCGAGACCGTGCAGGCGCATTATCAGGCGACCAACAAGTTCGATCGCCCCGTCACCGGCCGCGCCACCTTCAACGTGCAGCCGGAACTGGCTGGCCCGTATTTCAACAAGGTCGAGTGCTTCTGCTTCACCGATACGTCGCTGAAGCCCGGCGAGGCGCTGGACATGCCGGTCCTGTTCTACGTCGATCCCGATATCGTCAATGTGCCGGAACTGAAGGACGTGAAGACGATCACCCTGTCCTACACGATGTTCCCGGTCGAGAAGACCAAACCGGTCGCCTCCTCGGAACCGGTCCAGGGCAGCAGCAAGACAATTTCCAATACCGAAGCAAATCTCGGGGGTTGA